The DNA segment TATGGCTGAGCACCAGTCGCCCAACCTCGCCAGAACGGATCCGAGATACGAGCGGCTTTAGTTCTCGTTTGTGATGGTTGAGTCCTGACCCTAGATCAGAGATGACCTCGTAGGTCCATCCGTTCGCAGCGCAATAACTCTCTAACAAAGCTACCTGGCGAACCAAGTCGTCCTTCTGTCCGTTGGTTGACACACGAGCATAAGCAATGGTGGTCCTGGTAGATGGAGTCTTATGAGGTGCAATAGCGCGCAGTTTTGAGAGGTCATAACGCCTTCTACCTCCTTAGAGTGCGCACAGGAGGATCAATACGTCCCTCTGTTTCCCATCTCCGTAGCGTCATGGGGTGAACTTAGAGTTCCTGTGCTGCTACTCCAATGGGAAGTAACCTTGTCGTATAGACATTATGGTAAAGTTCAGTCAAGAGTGCTTAAATTGACGGTAGCTGTTATGTAGCCCCGTTACAAACCGACGTTCTTGGGTTGAGCTCCTAACCACCTGGCAATGGACGATAAAGCGCAAGTTCTGCCCCAGGTACTCCCAGGCAACACTGCGGTCGTAGTAAGAGGAGAGCAACTGTGCCACGCGAGTGACGGTATCGGCCACACTTTGGG comes from the Ferrimicrobium acidiphilum DSM 19497 genome and includes:
- a CDS encoding ATPase, T2SS/T4P/T4SS family translates to MGVGSIPFDEIFKWGLQEDVRRMIIGELADPESMLTFINALQTGQSGALATLHAQSVADTVTRVAQLLSSYYDRSVAWEYLGQNLRFIVHCQVVRSSTQERRFVTGLHNSYRQFKHS
- a CDS encoding recombinase family protein encodes the protein MRAIAPHKTPSTRTTIAYARVSTNGQKDDLVRQVALLESYCAANGWTYEVISDLGSGLNHHKRELKPLVSRIRSGEVGRLVLSHKDRLLRVGS